In Triticum urartu cultivar G1812 chromosome 6, Tu2.1, whole genome shotgun sequence, the following proteins share a genomic window:
- the LOC125513083 gene encoding probable glutathione S-transferase GSTU6 isoform X2, with the protein MALHGLALPNSQVVLSAACTRPPVTAGRPSRARFVFSSTTVNRKLIVSSSSINNPYTAAGGMEVAAGEDAHELKLLGTWRSPFAMRVRLALHFKGLGYEYQEEDLANKSDLLLASNPVKKEVPVLIHNGVPICESLAILEYIDEVYHGIGPSLLPADSYQRARARFWAAYIDNKLIAPWWKMFVGKTDKEQDEGTKQTLASVEMLEGALRECSKGKPFFGGDNVGYVDAVLGGMVAWMQGTKVLCGVELLHATKTPLLLAWMEHFGELEPAKLVLPDVDRLVEFAKMKRAQRTRI; encoded by the exons ATGGCGCTCCATGGACTCGCTTTGCCTAATTCTCAGGTCGTCCTGTCGGCAGCATGCACGCGTCCGCCGGTAACAGCCGGACGACCTTCAAGGGCACGCTTCGTGTTTTCCTCGACGACGGTGAACCGTAAGCTCATCGTAAGCTCGTCCTCCATCAATAATCCCTACACGGCAGCCGGCGGCATG GAAGTGGCAGCAGGGGAAGACGCGCACGAGCTAAAGCTCCTAGGGACATGGAGGAGCCCATTCGCGATGCGAGTGAGGCTGGCACTCCACTTCAAGGGCCTGGGCTACGAGTACCAGGAAGAGGACCTTGCAAACAAGAGCGACCTTCTCCTCGCGTCAAACCCGGTGAAGAAGGAGGTGCCCGTGCTCATCCACAACGGTGTGCCCATCTGCGAATCACTAGCCATCTTGGAGTACATCGATGAGGTCTACCATGGGATAGGACCCTCCCTCCTCCCTGCCGACTCCTACCAACGTGCTAGGGCTCGATTCTGGGCCGCCTACATTGACAACAAG CTAATCGCACCATGGTGGAAGATGTTTGTGGGCAAGACAGACAAGGAGCAAGATGAAGGGACAAAGCAAACACTAGCGTCGGTGGAGATGCTAGAGGGGGCCTTGAGGGAATGCTCCAAGGGGAAGCCGTTCTTTGGAGGAGACAACGTCGGCTATGTTGATGCTGTGTTGGGTGGTATGGTCGCATGGATGCAAGGAACCAAAGTGCTCTGTGGTGTGGAGCTTCTTCACGCCACCAAGACACCGCTTCTGCTGGCATGGATGGAACACTTTGGCGAACTGGAACCTGCCAAGCTGGTTCTGCCAGACGTTGATAGGCTGGTCGAGTTTGCAAAGATGAAGCGGGCCCAAAGGACTCGAATCTAA
- the LOC125513083 gene encoding probable glutathione S-transferase GSTU6 isoform X1, with product MALHGLALPNSQVVLSAACTRPPVTAGRPSRARFVFSSTTVNRKLIVSSSSINNPYTAAGGMQEVAAGEDAHELKLLGTWRSPFAMRVRLALHFKGLGYEYQEEDLANKSDLLLASNPVKKEVPVLIHNGVPICESLAILEYIDEVYHGIGPSLLPADSYQRARARFWAAYIDNKLIAPWWKMFVGKTDKEQDEGTKQTLASVEMLEGALRECSKGKPFFGGDNVGYVDAVLGGMVAWMQGTKVLCGVELLHATKTPLLLAWMEHFGELEPAKLVLPDVDRLVEFAKMKRAQRTRI from the exons ATGGCGCTCCATGGACTCGCTTTGCCTAATTCTCAGGTCGTCCTGTCGGCAGCATGCACGCGTCCGCCGGTAACAGCCGGACGACCTTCAAGGGCACGCTTCGTGTTTTCCTCGACGACGGTGAACCGTAAGCTCATCGTAAGCTCGTCCTCCATCAATAATCCCTACACGGCAGCCGGCGGCATG CAGGAAGTGGCAGCAGGGGAAGACGCGCACGAGCTAAAGCTCCTAGGGACATGGAGGAGCCCATTCGCGATGCGAGTGAGGCTGGCACTCCACTTCAAGGGCCTGGGCTACGAGTACCAGGAAGAGGACCTTGCAAACAAGAGCGACCTTCTCCTCGCGTCAAACCCGGTGAAGAAGGAGGTGCCCGTGCTCATCCACAACGGTGTGCCCATCTGCGAATCACTAGCCATCTTGGAGTACATCGATGAGGTCTACCATGGGATAGGACCCTCCCTCCTCCCTGCCGACTCCTACCAACGTGCTAGGGCTCGATTCTGGGCCGCCTACATTGACAACAAG CTAATCGCACCATGGTGGAAGATGTTTGTGGGCAAGACAGACAAGGAGCAAGATGAAGGGACAAAGCAAACACTAGCGTCGGTGGAGATGCTAGAGGGGGCCTTGAGGGAATGCTCCAAGGGGAAGCCGTTCTTTGGAGGAGACAACGTCGGCTATGTTGATGCTGTGTTGGGTGGTATGGTCGCATGGATGCAAGGAACCAAAGTGCTCTGTGGTGTGGAGCTTCTTCACGCCACCAAGACACCGCTTCTGCTGGCATGGATGGAACACTTTGGCGAACTGGAACCTGCCAAGCTGGTTCTGCCAGACGTTGATAGGCTGGTCGAGTTTGCAAAGATGAAGCGGGCCCAAAGGACTCGAATCTAA